From one Meles meles chromosome 18, mMelMel3.1 paternal haplotype, whole genome shotgun sequence genomic stretch:
- the OVCA2 gene encoding esterase OVCA2, whose translation MAARPPLRVLALAGFRQSERGFREKTGALRKALRGRAELVCLSGPHLVADAAGPEGAGPDSEPCLPEEQPRGWWFSEQEADVFNALSQSTVCRGLEEALGTVAQAVKKLGPFDGLLGFSQGAALAAVVCALGQAGDPRFPLPRFIILVSGFCPRGLGLKEPILECPLLLPSLHVFGDTDCVIPSEESMQLASRFTGAVTLIHSGGHFIPAAASQRQAYLKFLDQFAA comes from the exons ATGGCGGCGCGGCCACCGCTGAGGGTGTTAGCCCTGGCCGGCTTCCGGCAGAGCGAGCGGGGCTTCCGCGAGAAGACGGGAGCGCTGAGGAAGGCGCTGCGGGGCCGCGCCGAACTCGTGTGCCTCAGCGGCCCGCACCTGGTCGCGGATGCTGCGGGCCCCGAGGGCGCCGGGCCGGACTCCG AGCCCTGCCTTCCGGAGGAGCAGCCCCGAGGTTGGTGGTTTTCAGAACAGGAGGCAGACGTTTTCAACGCCCTGAGCCAGTCCACAGTATGCAGAGGTCTGGAGGAAGCCTTGGGAACCGTGGCACAGGCAGTGAAGAAACTGGGGCCTTTTGATGGGCTCCTTGGTTTCAGCCAGGGGGCCGCGCTGGCAGCCGTCGTGTGTGCCCTTGGCCAAGCTGGCGATCCCCGCTTCCCCTTGCCAAGATTTATCATCCTGGTATCTGGTTTCTGTCCCCGAGGCCTTGGACTCAAGGAACCCATCCTGGAGTGCCCCTTGTTACTGCCTTCACTACACGTTTTTGGGGACACTGACTGCGTCATCCCCTCTGAGGAAAGTATGCAGCTGGCCAGCCGATTCACCGGAGCCGTCACCCTCATCCACTCCGGTGGCCACTTCATTCCAGCAGCTGCGTCCCAGCGTCAGGCCTACCTCAAGTTCTTGGACCAGTTTGCAGCCTGA